A stretch of DNA from Ricinus communis isolate WT05 ecotype wild-type chromosome 4, ASM1957865v1, whole genome shotgun sequence:
tctgtTAATATCTGCTAGCTTCGCGTGAATTCCGgcaataacaaaaaagaatcGAATCAACattagagttgttaattcattctattattaaaatattatcatttaagtacataattttttttttaattttggagtTTCATTAATCTTATGTGTTTAAACGATAATATCTTAATAGTAAGGGTGTTGACTCAATTCCTtctgtttattattattgttgaaaTTCATGCCAcgtcaataaattttattgataattttatcgGAGGTTAAAATAGAAATCAATGTTAAAGTTTAATgctaagattaaaaatttaaatagaataagCTAGATGTGATAACGAGtgtaaaatatatgattattttgataattaaaccTATTATTTATCtcaattatactttcaattattaaaatttaaaaatttattatgataatttatggtgttaatcatgcttataaataatattagttttttcatgaaaataatataattgtcATTCAAACCCCTGTATATCTGATGGAAATttgtagaaaataataatttagaaaatatttacattatatttgatgaaaattcataaattctaTAGAATCTGtagattaaaatttatgtattttaattgaaataaaaataaatttagaatttaatataattaaatttgtaaaatggattaataataaaattaattttaataaaataaataaaatttttaaaaattttgtgttaataaattaatatattttttaaaattaaaatattttttcagttttattatttttattttatttttttcatattttttctttcaaatgcGATGTATTGCTTAATGAATTTAGTGTTATTTAAGATTTCAAATACAAACTATTAACACAGgtcatttaaaagaaaaaaaaaagaaattgagaattatcgcaaaaaaaaaaagtttgaggatttcaattaaagaaataaaagttggAGGTCTTTCAGCATAATTCTTtcatatctattaatttagtGCCTGCCATATGATTTCATTTGGTTCGTAATTTGTTTCCTTTTGTTATTTCTTATCTCGAAACAGACAGAAGAAGATGTCAAATTTTGTTGTGAGAGTGGGAGCAGCAGCCAACCTGAGGAGCCTCTCTGTCTCAGCTTCATCAAATGGTACTCTTTTTTAGTCTCTATGcaaatttatttgtatatgAACAAACGGTTTGTGTTTGATTTGATGGATATGTACGTATAGTGTCTTTGAATTGATggatatgtatgtatatataagtATCAGGGGCTGCTCCAGGAAATGATAAAAGCAAAACTCAAAATGGAGGGCCAGTGATTGTGGAGCTTCCACTGGATAAGATAAGGAGACCCCTTATGAGAACTAGAGCTAATGATCCTACCAAAGTTCAAGACCTCATGGATAGTATTGAACAAATTGGCCTCCAAGTCCCTGTATTTCCTTTATTAACCCTTTTATTATCAGTTTCTTTTGGGCTTTGTTTCGTTAATTTCTAGTGCATAGTCTagccttttatttttaatatttacttaGTTTCTCCTAGATAAAGAAGCAAAACTAAATAATAGTATTGGAATACATTGGTGTTAGATTATGAAATGGACATGTATAGAACATAATATGAAGAGCCACTTATGgtaatctttttttatccACAAATGAGGGGTCAAACTTGAGACTTTACCTAAGTTAAAGATATATACTACCGCCGGGCTAAGCCTGTTGGTGCCACTTATGACAATTTTTTGTTGTGAGATTAAGTTAACAGAGTCATAAATAGCAAAATATGgagaaaaatgataattaaacTTTGTAGATGAGGGGTTCTTTAAagattgattttcttttttgaactGCTTTAATTGAAGATTGATTGAGACTTGAAGACATTGCTGCAAATAAGTATGAATAAGGAAGAAGCTGGCTCTCTTAGATTTAGATGACTCAAATGCTGCCTGTGAAATCAGGAAACTACAATAACAAAAGACTGAAACAAGAAGCATGTTATAGTTTTTTGCTGGAGATAAAGAGTACAAGTGCAAGATACATCACAAGTTATTTTAACTTATACAGGTAGACTATGCTAAATACATTTCCAAAGCAAAGTAATTACATCAAACAAACAACTCAAATAACAACCCACTAGGGAGGTAGTATAATCTTTTGGACAGAGAGTAATCAATCAGTAGTAGCATGGCAGTATAGTCTTTCGGACAGCTAATTGTTCAAAGAGTTTGTGTAATGATGTAGCAGAAAGATGCGCAGTTAATTCCATGAAGAACTATCTGCAGAGACGAGAAAGATTGTTTGTGGTTTAGTGAGCTTGGTCCAAATGTATTATATTTCATAGAAGGATCTATGCACTGTAAATACTATTAAATTCATCCCAAATAAACCTTAGCCGCTATATAATCCAGATATATCATGTCTGAGCAATATATAAGAATGACATATGCCTTCCTGTTTTGGATCCAATCCTCTTACTATTGTCTCATATTGCTAAGATTTCCATGATGACTATTCTGTGTGTCTTATTCCATTTTGTTATCAGATCCCTCTGGTTTTGGAGAGAATGCAGCAGTGCACAGAAAGGGAAATATgactgtatttttattttgatgccCCCATTTAAGTTGACACTTGGTTTCTGTTGCCTGTTGCAGATTGATGTGCTTGAGGTTGATGGAGTATACTACGGTAGTGTTTATTTATGCTTCCCCTTTTCGAAATATATGTAGGCTTGTAGGTATTATTTTGTGTGCATGCGTGCGCCTTCAGTTTTCAAAGCTCATGGCATGCTTTCATCAGGATTCTCAGGTTGTCACCGGTACGAAGCACACCAGCGACTTGGTCTCCCAACTATCCGCTGCAAAGTACGACGTGGAACAAAAGAAACATTGAGGTTTGtttcatttcttgttaaatgtttaaaaattCCATATTATATCACCTGTAGCTTCCCACTTTTTTTAGGATTATTACTGTGCTGGGTTTACTTTTCTGTTTCATTTTTAATGTGTTAAATTGTGCAGGCATCATCTCCGATAAGTCTAGCAGATTGATCCAAGTGAACTTGCAACTCTGCTCTGGCTATTGCAGCTAAAactttcaaattttctattaGTAAATGTATACGCATCCTTATACAGTTCTTCAATATATATCCTGAAGCAATTGCTTCTTCATGAGCTACTTCATGACTGCAATTTATATGTCTTTGCAAAAACATATAGATCAATATGAATTGGTGTTTCCTGACCTCCAAATTGCCctgagaaaaaagaattctcATGTTAAATTTCCTAAAAAGTATCATGCTACTGGCTTCTCCAATAGTCTTCCATGTATACTCCATCCAttcttaatttcttgaatTCCATTCtgtcaaaacaaaataaaagaatatataacatcttaaaaaatatttgctGCATCTCTAATTGTATGGTTAAAACATTTTTGTTCTCTTTGATTTCGCAATATCTAAATCAAGATTGTGGAAGATAGAGAAAAAATCCTATAGAATATCCAAATACGTTTTCAAGTGAGTTTGACATTAAGGGATATTTTCTCAGTACTCATCAGTCTTAAGGTGATAATCTCATGTTAtcaaatgaattaataaaaaacattaCAGAGATGGGGACCCTGCTAAAATGTAATATTGAGGTAGATATTGGGAAAATATATGATTCAGTGTCATGGAATATCATAGAAGTAATGTTGGATTACAGGTTTCCTGTGAAGATTGTGAACTTGTGATAGAGTATGTTAGCAGAGCTATGTTTTCTATAGTTATGGTGGGAGTAAGGGATACCTTCCTCGGAAGGTCATCCCATGTCGCCATTGCTTTTTACAATAGCTACGGAATATATCTCTAGAGCTTTAACGAGTTAACTCTTAGTTAAAGTTTCACAAGGGCTGCAAGAATCTGAAACTAAATCATTTGTTGTTTTGTAGATGATCTGTTTATTTTCTGTCATAGTATATTAATTCTGTAAGGCAATTACATGGTATTATAAAGCACTCTAAAGATGTATATGGGTTgggaatctgaaaaaaaaaagggaactAAATTGCTTTTTGTAGGCTCAGGCTGTGCAATATTTATACAAATGGAAGTTGACTTTTGTCAATTTCATGAAATCTGTAATCTCCCAAAAATTAGCCACTAATTTATTCTATCCTAATACATTAGAAgtaaattattctaaaatacaTTAGAAGTACATTAGGAGCTAATTTATTCTATCCTAAAATACATTAGAAGTAAATTATTCTAACCTAAAATAGAGCAGAAATCATGGGATATACATAGATTTTATAGCTGTATAGGAAAGATATTCTAGATTCTCAACACTCCTCCTCCTTAAGATGATGAATAGATATTGAAAACAGTgaacaaaaatataagaaggttgaatgatttttctATATTGATGTACAACTATTTAAAGAGCTTAACTAGGAACAAAAAATGCAGCCAATCTCCCTAATTAAGGAGAAATATACTATTCAACTAACAACCCtaatatagaagaaaataaatattgattcCTAAGATTACTAATATAACTCATAAACCTCTAAATATAGAGTATAACAAATATGGTACATAATCACAATTATTTACGAGATCTTTCAACACTCCTCCTTAAGTTGGCATGAAGATGTCACTCATGGCAAGCTTGCTAACTAGATTCTCGTGTTGCACCTTGGGAAGATCTTTTGTTAGTATATCTGCTGTTTGGCTAGCAGTGGATATGTAGGACATACATATCACACCACTATCTATCTTCTCCTTGATGAAATATTTGTCAACTTCTACATGTTTGGTTCTGTCATGTAGAACTGGATTATAAGCTATAGAGATTGCAGCCTTGTTGTCACAGTAAACTTTAATAGATTTTGGTATAAGAATCTTCAATTATTCTAGGAGTTTTTTTATCCATAACACTTCACATAATTCATGTGCCACAGAGCGGAATTCTGCTTCAGCACTACTCCTTGCCATCATACTCtgttttttacttttccaaGTAACCAGATTTCCACCTATAAAGGTACAATAACTTGAGGTGGATCCTATATCATTTACATCTCATGCCCAATCTGCATCTGTGTAGGCCTCCATCAGAAGATGTTCTTCTATTTTGAACAAAAGTCCTTTTCCATGAGTTCTTTTGAGGTATCTCAAAATTCTGAATACGGTTTCAAAATGAATAGGTCCAGGTGAATGCATGAATTGACTCACAATACTCACTGCAAAAGCTATGTCAGGTCGAGTGTGAGCCAAATAGATTAGTCGCCCTACCAATCTTCGATAACGTTCTTTGTCCATTACCTCATTAGCTGCTGCTGTTTTCAACTTTACATTAGGTTCGATTGGCGCATCTGCTGCCTTACAACCTGTCATTCTTGTTTCTTTGAGTAAATCAAGCACATACTTGCATTTGTTGACAAAAATTTCCTCCTTGGATCTTGCAAACTCCATCCAGAGGAAATATTTCAGCTTTGCTAAGTCCTTAATATCAAATTCGGATTAACGTTTCCTCTTCAAGTTGTTAATCTTAAGAGAATCATCCCCTATTATGATTAATGTCATCTACATACACAATCAAAATAGCTACTTTACCTTTGATGGAATGTTTGAAAAACCGGGTGTGATCAGCTTGGCTTTGAGAGAAACCATGTGTCTTGATAACATCACCAAAACGCTCAAACCAAGCTCTAAGAGATTGCTTTAATCCATATAGAGACCTTTTTAATTTGCACACTTTGCCTTTTCCAAGTTTTTCTTCAAACCCGGATGGCAGGTCCATATATACTTCTTCTTGCAATTCTCCATTTAAAAACGCATTCTTTACACAAAATGATGAAGTGGCCAGTTGAAGTAAACTGCAAGAGAAAGAAGTACTCTAATAGAGTTAATTTTAGCAAAAGGAGCAAAAGTCTCTTGGTAATCAATACCATGAGTTTGAGTAAATCCTTTTGCTACTAGTCTCGCTTTGTATCTCTTCACATTTCCATCAGCTTTAAACTTCACCGTGAACACCCATTTGCACCCAACCCTCTTTTTGTCTTTGGGTGGATCAATGACAGTCCAagtgttatttcttttaagagcATTTATTTCTTCCATCACAGCTAATCTCCAACTCGGTTCACCTAATGCTTCCTGAACAGTTCTTGGAACAAGAGTTGAAGTAAACTGCAAGAGAAAGAAGTACTCTAATAGAGTTAATTTTAGCAAAAGGAGCAAAAGTCTCTTGGTAATCAATACCATGAGTTTGAGTAAATCCTTTTGCTACTAGTCTCGCTTTGTATCTCTTCACATTTCCATAAGCTTTATTAAACTTCACCGTGAACACCCATTTGCACCCAACCCTCTTTTTGTCTTTGGGTGGATCAATGACAGTCCAagtgttatttcttttaagagcATTTATTTCTTCCATCACAGCTAATCTCCAACTTGGTTCACCTAATGCTTCCTGAACAGTTCTTGGAACAAGCATATTAGAAATCCTAGACACAAATGCTCTATGATTTTTTGACAGTTTTTTATATGACAAATATTGTGCGATAGGAAGATTAGTGCATGTTCGGAATCCTTTTCTTGAAGCAATTGGAAGACCAAGATCAGAAGGAGTGGAAGTAGAGGGAAGGTTACTCTGAGTAGTAGGGCCATTATTCGGCAAAGCTGATTGAACATCTGCTGAAGGAATAACTGAGGCTGTagtaattttatgaaattttttccTAGTATAAACCTGCAGCTCATGTTGAGGATTATGATCTACTGGATTATGATCCGTTGGAAATACTTCTCCCCCTGTCTCTGATAAAGTAATATCTGACAAAGTAGGATTAATAATGCTAACCCTAGTTTCCATATTAGAATTAGTTAAAGAAATGGGTAAAGTTTcccaaaaattattttcttcaactAAGTTCTCCTTTTGAagaattcttttttgaaaaaaatagtgATCCTCGACAAACCTGACATCCATGCTCTCAAAAAATTTCTTTGTGACTGGATTAAAACACTTGTACCCATGTTTATTAGAAGCATAACAAATAAAACACATTTTTCAGCTTTGGGATCAAGTTTTGAGCGAAACACATTTGGGACATGCACATAGCAAACACAACCAAAAACCTTTAAGGGGAGATATGCTGTTATCTTAGAtgtggaaaaataatttttcaaaacttGTAAAGGTGTttgaaatttcaaaactcgAGATGGCATTCTGTTTATTAAATAACAAGAGGTTAAGAGTGCATTACCCCAAAGATATTTAGGAACATTCATGGAAAACATAAGTGCCCGAGCAACTTTAAGTAAATgcctattttttctttcagcaataccattttgttgtggtgtgTCACGACAAGTGGATTGATGTATGCAGAATaccttttttcaaaataaatgttcTCAAATATTTGTTGAAATATTCAGTCCTATTATCCATTATTAGAATGccaatttttgtttgaaattgattttcaaccatgtagaaatttttttttaaatcgtTGTTTAACTTCAGATTTCTTTTCCAACAAATAAACCTAGCAAACTCATGTGTGATCATCAATAAATGTTACAAACCATTTTTTCCAAAGAGTGTGTTAACTTTGAATGGGCCCCAAACATCACTATGCAACAAATAAAATGTTTTTGAAGCAGAGTATGGATTTATTGGAAACGAAACACGATGACTTTTAGCTAAATTACAAGCTTCACAATGAAGTTTTAAACAATCAATacctttaaattatttaggaaataaaaatttgagatATGGAAAGCTAGGATGCCCTAATCTTTTATGCCATAACATAACTTGATCATAAACAAAGTTTTGAACTTGTACTACCTAATCCATGAGCTGTTTTATTCCCAGAACCAGTTCATTATAATAGTACAACCCATTTATTTCTCTAGTAGTTCCAATCATCTTTCCTAAGTTCCGGTCCTAAAAAATACAATtggaaggagaaaaaagaatggaATAATCAGAGTCTTTAGACAATTTGCTAACGGAAAGAAGATTATATGCAAGTTTTGGAACATGTAAAAATGATTTCaaagagattttttttctgaaattttaatatttccttTGCCTGCAATAGGTGAAAAACTACCATCAgctattctaattttttcgGAACCGGAACATGGATAATACGAATCAAACAATTGAGAACAGCTTGTCATATGATCAAAGGCTCCTGAATCTATGATCTAAGGAGTAGTACTTCCTAGAACAAATAGAACCAAAGAATTACTACATGTTTGTGCCATAGAACCAATAGGAGCATTAGATGATGAGCAAAATTTTGGCAGTTTAAGAAGATGACTTAATTGCTCTTTAATAAATGGAGATGACTCAGCCTTATTTGCTGTAGGTGTGTTATGTTCACcagattttttttccttatcatTAGGTGGTTTACCATGCAACGTCCAACATTTTTCACGAGTATGCCGTGGCTTTCCACAATAGTCATATAATAGGTTGTTTTTGTCTTCTGCACGCTGGTTGTAAGAAGTTCTACTGCTTACTTGAGCTTCAGGAATAGCCAGCGCTGATCCTTCTATGGACGCGGTTGAACCTGCAGTCCTCTTTCCCAACATCACATGTCTCCgactcttttctttccttacaTTCGCAAAAACTTCAGCAATTGGAGGCAAGGGATTTCTTCCAATTATTCAGCCACAGACCTCATCATACTCAACATTTAGACCTGCAAGAAATTTGAGGATTCGGCTCGTATCCACTATCTTCTTGTACTGGTTGCAGTCATAATTTGATTTCCACTTATAATCATTGAATAAGTCCAAGTCCTGCCAAATCCGTTTAAGAGAATTGAAATACTTTGTCATAGAATTCTTACCTTGGCAAATTGCCCCAAGTCGTAGGGTCAACTCGTAAACTTGGGATTGATTTCCAAAATCAGAGTATATTTCTGAGACATTGTCCCATAATTCCTTGGTTGTAGAGTAACATAGGTAGTTTGCACTTATCTCTTAAATCATGGAATTGACCAACCATGTCATTACTATTGAGTTTTCAGCATTCCAAATGGTATAAGTTTTGTCATTCACATCAGGCTGCTTAGTATCACCTGTGATATAGCCAATATTTCCTCTTCCTCGGAGATACATGCGAACAGATTGTGACCATCGAAAAAAATTATCACCATTTAGTCTGATTTTAGTAATCTGAATGGGGTGGTTTTCAGATGTATTTCTATGAGATTTGGACTGAGATGGCTGAAGAGGCTGGCTTGTCCCAAACGTGATACATTTTCgagataaaaggaaaagattcAAACCTAGGATTTTTTTAGCTCTAATACCATGAAAACAGTgaacaaaaatataagaagGCTGAATGATTTTTCTATATTGATGTACAACTATTTAAAGAACTTAACTAGGAACAAAAAAGGCAGCTAATCTCCCTAATTAAAGAGAAATATACTATTCAACTAACAACCCTAacatagaagaaaataaatattgattcCTAAGATTACTAATACAGCTCATAAACCTCTAAATATAGAGTGTAACAAATATGGTACATAATCACAATTATTTACGAGATCTTTCAACAGATATTTTCCATTCCTATCTTGCATGTAATGTCTTCAAAGTTAGAAGTAGGCATTTCCTTAGTTAAGACATCTGCCAATTGATCATTTGATGCTATATATGGAGTGCAGATCATGCCGCTATCCagcttttttttaataaagtgTCTATCTACTTCGATGTGCTTCGTGCAATCATGTTGCACTGGATTGTGTGCAATGTTGGTAGCAGACTTGTTGTTGCAATAGAGTATTATAGGTCTTTCCCACTTGATTTTAAGGTCATCAAGTATTATTTTGAGCCATAGCAATTCACAAACTCCATGAGCCATAGCTCAAAACTCGGCTTCAACACTTGATCTTGCAACAACTGATTGCTTCTTACTCCTCCATGTCACTAGGTTCCCACCAAGAAATATACAATATCCTGAAGTTGATCTACGATCTACAACAGAACCTGCATAATCAGCATCGGTATATGCCTCAATGATCaattcttcattttccttaAATAAAATTCCTCCACCCAATGTCCCTTTGAGATAGGACAAAATTCTGTTGACAGCCTGCAAGTGTTTCTCTCTTGGATCATGCATAAATTGGCTTACTACACTTACAGTAAATGCATGTCCGGCCTTGTATGGGACAAGTATATCAGTTTTCCAACCAACGACTGATGTCTTCCTTTATCTACCATGCTATCATCCTTTTCTTCACTAAATCTCAAGTTAGGCTCAATGGGTGTGCTTGCTGCCTTGCATCCAAGATTGGTTGTTTCTTTAAACAAGTCTAAGACATACTTTTGTTCAGAAATAAGGATGCCTTTACTTGAGTATGCCACCACAGTTCCCAAAAAAATACTTCAGCCTCCTAAGTTCTTTAATTTCGAACTTCTTTGCTAAGCACTTTTTGAGTGTTTCTCTTCCAATTTGATCATATTCccgatgatgatgatgtcaTCTACATATACAAGTAAAGCTGTAACTCCTCCTTTTGAATGTCTTCTGAACAAGGTATGATCTCCTTGACTTTGTTTGTACTGCATTGCtagtattattttagtaaatctTCTGATCCAAGCCCTTGGCGATTGTTTTAATCCATATAAAGCTTTCTTTAACCTCCACACTTTCTTTTCAATAGATATTTCATTGAAATCTAGTGGAGGTTCCATGTACACCTCTTCTTGTAAGTCCCCATATAAGAACATATTCTTAACATCAAATTGCTGTAAACACCAACCAAAGTTAGTAGCTAAAGACAAAAGAACACACACAGTATTCATTTTTGCTATGGGTGCAAAGATCTTATGGTAATCTACCCCATATGTCTATGTATATCCTTTTGCGACCAACCGAGCTTTATGCCTTTCTAATGAACCATCAGCTCTATATTTCAAAGTAAACACCCACTTACACCCCACGGTTTTCTTTCCTTTGGGCAGGTCTACAATTTCCCAAGTCTTATTTCTTTCTAGGGCATTCATCTCCTCTTTCATAGCTTTTAACCAGTTCTTATTTCTAAATTCCTCTTGTAGTGTTTATAGGATTGAAATGGAGTTAATAGTGGTAAGAAAAGTTCTATGTTGTGGAGAGAGTCTATGGAAGGacataaaatttgagattggATGCTTAGTGCATTCTCGTGTTCCTTCTCGAACAACAATAGGCAGGTctaaatcattaaattcaCAAGGAGCAGAGTTAGATTGAACACACAAAGGAGCAGAATTTTCAATACCTTATTGTGGTTCAGATTCTTGGACTTGCATAGGTTCAAAAATATGaactttctttcttgagtAGACCTTGAGTGGTGTAATAGGATTTAAACCAGTTTTTCCCTCAGCTTCAAGATCAGGTTCAATTTCTTTACTAGCATGTTCatcttcaaattcaaattcagGTTCAGGTTCATTGCTGGCATGATCTCCTTTAGAGTTAGGTGTATCGTCAAGTTTGAAAGATTTCAAGTTGGATGTGGGACTTTAAAAATCAAGGAGAAATTGCTTATCTTCCCAAGAACTTTCCCCCTGGAGATGAGGATTGCTACTTTGAAAGTAA
This window harbors:
- the LOC8289489 gene encoding sulfiredoxin, chloroplastic/mitochondrial isoform X2; the encoded protein is MSNFVVRVGAAANLRSLSVSASSNGAAPGNDKSKTQNGGPVIVELPLDKIRRPLMRTRANDPTKVQDLMDSIEQIGLQVPIDVLEVDGVYYGFSGCHRYEAHQRLGLPTIRCKVRRGTKETLRHHLR
- the LOC8289489 gene encoding sulfiredoxin, chloroplastic/mitochondrial isoform X1; amino-acid sequence: MSNFVVRVGAAANLRSLSVSASSNVSGAAPGNDKSKTQNGGPVIVELPLDKIRRPLMRTRANDPTKVQDLMDSIEQIGLQVPIDVLEVDGVYYGFSGCHRYEAHQRLGLPTIRCKVRRGTKETLRHHLR
- the LOC8289489 gene encoding uncharacterized protein LOC8289489 isoform X3, yielding MILPKFKTSWIVLNKLASKSLSLWFWRECSSAQKGKYDCIFILMPPFKLTLGFCCLLQIDVLEVDGVYYGFSGCHRYEAHQRLGLPTIRCKVRRGTKETLRHHLR